The following proteins come from a genomic window of Budorcas taxicolor isolate Tak-1 chromosome 24, Takin1.1, whole genome shotgun sequence:
- the BRF2 gene encoding transcription factor IIIB 50 kDa subunit, with product MPGGGRCPDCGSAELVEDSHYSQNQLVCSDCGCVVTEGVLTTTFSDEGNLREVTYSRSTGENEQVSRSQQRGLRRVRDLCRVLQLPPTFEDTAVAYYQQAHQLAGIRTARLQKKEVLAGCCVLITCRQRNWPLTMGTICTLLYADLDVFSGTYMQIVKLLGLDVPSLCLVDLVKTYCSSFKLFEASPSVPAKYVEDKEKMLSRTLQLVELADETWLVTGRHPLPVITAATFLAWQSLRPSDRLTCSLARFCKLANVDLPYPASSRLQELLAVLLRMAEQLAWLQVLKLDKRSVVKHIGDLLQHRHMLVRKAFRDGTAEVDAGEKEPQGQGQGQGLGDGDVGSSSLELPAGKRPASPALLLPPCMLKPPKRVCSIPPVSTVTGDEDISDSEIEQYLRTPQEIRDFQKAQAARQAAQSVPNPT from the exons ATGCCGGGTGGAGGCCGCTGTCCCGATTGCGGCTCCGCTGAGCTAGTGGAAGACTCGCACTATTCCCAGAACCAGCTGGTGTGCTCCGACTGCGGCTGCGTGGTCACCGAGGGCGTTCTTACGACCACCTTCAGTGACGAGGGCAACCTCCGAG AAGTAACATATTCTCGAAGCACCGGGGAAAACGAACAAGTTAGTCGAAGCCAGCAACGAG GTCTTCGCCGCGTGAGAGACCTCTGTCGAGTGCTGCAGCTGCCACCAACATTTGAGGACACGGCAGTTGCCTACTACCAACAGGCACACCAGCTCGCTGGCATCCGCACAGCCAGGCTGCAGAAGAAGGAGGTGCTGGCTGGTTGCTGCGTCCTAATCACCTGCCGGCAGCGTAACTGGCCCCTGACCATGGGGACCATCTGCACCCTGCTGTATGCAGATCTGGATGTGTTTTCTGGAACCTACATGCAGATAGTGAAGCTCCTGGGGCTGGATGTGCCATCTCTGTGCTTGGTGGATCTGGTAAAGACCTACTGTAGCAG CTTCAAGCTGTTTGAAGCCTCCCCATCTGTGCCAGCCAAGTACGTGGAAGACAAAGAGAAGATGCTGTCGCGAACACTGCAGTTGGTGGAGCTGGCCGATGAGACGTGGCTGGTGACTGGGCGGCACCCCTTGCCCGTCATCACCGCTGCCACTTTCCTGGCTTGGCAGTCCCTGCGGCCTTCAGATCGGCTGACCTGTTCCCTTGCCCGATTTTGTAAATTGGCGAATGTAGACCTGCCCTACCCCGCTTCCTCCCGCCTGCAGGAGCTGCTGGCTGTGCTGCTGCGGATGGCCGAGCAGCTGGCCTGGTTGCAGGTTCTGAAGCTTGACAAACGGTCTGTGGTCAAGCACATCGGCGACCTCCTCCAGCACCGCCACATGCTGGTCCGCAAGGCCTTTCGGGACGGAACAGCTGAGGTGGACGCCGGGGAGAAGGAACCGCAAGGCCAGGGGCAGGGGCAAGGACTGGGAGACGGGGATGTGGGGAGTAGCTCTTTAGAGCTGCCTGCGGGCAAGCGGCCCGCCAGCCccgccctcctcctcccaccctgcaTGTTGAAGCCCCCAAAGCGAGTCTGCTCCATCCCCCCTGTGTCCACAGTCACTGGAGATGAGGACATTTCTGATAGTGAAATCGAGCAGTATTTGCGTACCCCTCAGGAAATTAGGGACTTCCAGAAGGCCCAGGCAGCTAGACAAGCCGCCCAGAGTGTTCCGAACCCCACCTGA